Part of the Pseudomonas sp. ADAK13 genome is shown below.
CAAAAGCACGGCAAGCGGGCGATGATCGATGCAGAGAAACAGCGTGATCGTCACTTCGACCAGATGACCCACAAAGCCCGGATGTTTGTGCACGCAAGGCTGGGATAACGCAGAACAATGTGGGTGCGAGCTGGCTGTGGTGAGGGGGCTTGTCCCCCGTCGGGCTCACCACAGTTTGATGGGGCTGCTTCGCAGCCCAACGCGGGGCAAGCCCGCTCGCCACAGCAAACCCGCTCCTACATTTTGATGGGTATGTCTTTTATGGCTTGGCCAGGTTCCAGTTGCCGCCAACGCCGTCACCGGTGATGTCGCCCGGCTTGCTGTCCTTGACCCAGGTGTACAGCGGCTGGCCTTTGTAGGCCCATTGCTGGCTGCCGTCGTCACGGCTGATCACGGTGTAGCCGTCGGCATCCTTGGCACCTGCCGAGGCGGTCAGCGCCGGCCAGTTGGCCAGGCATTGGCCGTTGCAAGCGGATTTACCGGCGCTGTCCTTGGCGAAGGTGTACAGGGTCATGCCCTTGCCATCCACCAGGACTTTGCCCTTGGCACTGTCGGCGATGTGGGCAGGGGCGGCGAAGGCCATGGTCGAAGCACACGCAATCACGACAGCGGCAGCAAGGGAGAATTTTTTCAGCATGACGAACTCCTGGGGGTTTTTCTTGGTTTGAGTACTGGCCTTGTGCTGTATTCACAAGGCGTACTCAGGTAAACACCCGCCGCGCCGGTTTATTCCCCGCCCTTGTTCAATTCTTTTAAACGCGTGCGCGATTGACCATTGCCTTGATGCTCGCAAACAGCTCCTCCTGCGCCTCCAGCGGGCTGATTTCACCGCTGGCGGCGGCCTGGGACAGGGCATCTGCCGCGCCCAGCATGCCGCGTAAAGCGGCCTGGCCGATCACGCCGTCCAGCGCAAACGGGGCGAGGGCATCCCGGCACTTGCCGAGGAAAATCACGTCGTACTCGCGCTTGATGGCTTCCAGCTCAGGGCTGCCGGCCAGCGCCGCAATCACCCCCGGAATTTCCCGCCCCTGCAGCAACACACAGTCGACATAACACGAGGCGATCACCCAGGCGCGGTCATCCAGGGTGGGTTCGCTGGTCTCGATGGCAGTCGCAAACACCTGATTCTGACGCGCGTCGAA
Proteins encoded:
- a CDS encoding COG4315 family predicted lipoprotein; this encodes MLKKFSLAAAVVIACASTMAFAAPAHIADSAKGKVLVDGKGMTLYTFAKDSAGKSACNGQCLANWPALTASAGAKDADGYTVISRDDGSQQWAYKGQPLYTWVKDSKPGDITGDGVGGNWNLAKP
- a CDS encoding TetR/AcrR family transcriptional regulator — protein: MSSDQSPAPRRRLSRDDRLRQLLDVAWQLVREEGTDALTLGHLAELAGVTKPVVYDHFGDRAGLLAALYEDFDARQNQVFATAIETSEPTLDDRAWVIASCYVDCVLLQGREIPGVIAALAGSPELEAIKREYDVIFLGKCRDALAPFALDGVIGQAALRGMLGAADALSQAAASGEISPLEAQEELFASIKAMVNRARV